A window of Cytobacillus sp. FSL H8-0458 genomic DNA:
GCGAGTCTGGTTAAGGTCCTGGAACGGGAGCTTGAACGGAGAGGGATTAGCATTCAATTAAACTCTAACGTTGCGAAAATCATAAAAACAGGGCAGAGGGTGACAGGGGTGGAAACAGCAGAGGGTGAACAGCACTATGATGCGGTTATTTTTAATGGGGATTTTCCGCACTTAACCAGTATCCTGGACCAGCCAGTCAAGCGTTCCTTTGTTCCTTCATCGGGCTGTGTCCTGCTTTATTTTGGGCTGAATCGTGTATACAAAGAGGCGAATGTCCACCAATTCCTGATGGGCGGAAATTTCGCAGGCAACATGAAGGATGTTTTTGAACGAAAGCAGGTGCCGGAAGACCCTGCCATATATGCGTTCCATCCTTCGGTCATAGATGACAGCCTGGCACCTGCGGGGAAAGGTGTTCTATACACGTTAATTCCTGTTCCTTCTGATACATCGATAGACTGGAAAAACCAAAGGGACTGGATAGACCAATTAATCACCAGATTGGAACAGGATGCTTTCCCTGGGCTAAGAGAAACGATTGAATGGATGGAAATCAGGTCACCGGGGGATGCCGAAACGTTCGGTTTATTTAAGGGAGGCAGCTTTGGCATTGCCCCTTCCTTATTCCAGTCAGGTGTTTTTCGTCCACAGGTAAAGCCATATCCTCTCGAAAACCTGTATGCGGTCGGCGCTTCGATTCATCCCGGAGGCGGCATTCCGATCGTAATGCAGGGAGCCAGGCTGATGGCAGAACAGCTGCTTCAAGACCGATCCGGAAAAGGAGTGAATGTCCATGCTTAGTGTAGAAGAGGCGTACAATCATTGTGAAAAGATCATTGCCCATCATTCCAAGACCTTTTACAAAGCATTCTCGATGCTTGAGAAGGAAGATTTTAAAGCCGTTTGGGCTATTTATGCTTTTTGCCGAAGGGCTGATGATATTGTGGATGAAGGTGACAATCCTGAAGCAGAGCTAACCGTATTTAAGCAGGAATTTGAACTGTTCTTAAGAGGGGAATATAATCCGGAAAATCCGATCTGGACGGCATTAAACGACGTTTTCAGCCGCTATCAGATGGATGAAATGGCGTTCCGTGATCTACTGAAAGGGCAGGAAATGGATCTTTCGATTAATCGGTATGAATCGCTTCATGAACTTCTGGAGTATTGCTACCGGGTTGCGAGCACAGTGGGATTAATGCTCCTGCCGATCCTTGCTCCGAAAAAAATTAATGTTCTCAGGGAAGGTGCCATCGCTCTGGGGCTTGGGATGCAATTGACGAATATACTAAGGGATATTGGTGAAGATCTTGAGAGAAATCGCATTTATCTTCCGGGGGACATCATGAAGAGAAATGGATTAACTGAGGGGATGCTTCTTACAGGAGACAGTACATCCGATGCATTCAGGAATACATGGGAGCAGCTCGCAGACTACGCGGAGGAATTCTATCAAAAAACCTTCCAGACGATCGATGAATACCCGAATCATTCCAGATTTGCCGTTAAAGGAGCAGCTTTCCTATACCGTGAAATATTGCCCACGATCCGGGCAAAACAATACAAGGTATTCCACGAAAAGCATTTTGTAAAAGAGGAAGCCAAGAAGGCGATTCTGACCAGTATTTAACAATATAAAAAAGGGCAAGAGGAGCGAATGATGTGCTTCTCTTGCCCTTTTTTATATGCTATCTTTCTGCCTTGATAACTAATTTGGCTGTATTCATGCCGCTTAAGGTCACGATCGGCGACCCGCCGCCGGGGTGTGTGCTGCCCCCGGCGAAATAAAGATTGGCGATATCTTTGCTTGCGTTCCGGGGACGCAGAAAAGCATCTCTTTTCCGGTTGGAGGACGGTCCGTACAGCGCCCCGCGGAAAGCGCCGAATTGGGATGCGATGTCCGCGGGAGTATAAACCTTTTCCTCTGCGATATGCGGTTTTAAAGAAAGTCCGAATGAAGCAAGCTTATGATAGATAAGCTCTTTATATTCTTCCGGATCTGCCTGCATCTTCCCGTCAGCAGGCAGTGCAGGTGCATTCGCAAGGATAAACAGATTGCTCCCTCCAGGCGACTGGGCGGGATCTGTAAAGGAAGAGCTGCTGATATAAATGGTGGGCTCTTTGCTGTACCTTTTGTGTTTGAATAAGTCTGTGTATTCCTGCTCATAGTCATCTGAAAAGAAGACGTTATGGTGCCTGAGCTGAGTAAACTGCTTATTGACCCCTGCAAGCACGACAAAAGCGGAAGTGGAAGGCTCCATTTTCTCTGCTTTAGAATTCGTGAAGGAGGGGCGGTGACTTTCATCCACCAATTCAGGAAAAGCTCTCAGCAAATCTGCATTCAGAATGACATAATCCCCGTATATCTTCTCACCATTATCAAGTTCAATCCCAATGGCTCTTTTGTTTTTAACGCAGATTTTCTTTACAGGTGTTTCACGGTGAAGCCCGGCACCGAGTTTTCGGGCTAACGATGCATAGGCTTCGGCGATTTTCGTGTTTCCGCCCTGCACATAATAAACTCCGCCAATCATTTCAAGGTAAGCAATCATGGCAAAAGTCGCAGGGGTCTTAAAGGGAGAAGAACCGATGTACGTGGAATAGCGATTAAAAGCCTGAATCACATGTGAGCTGGAAAAATAGTTCCGGAAAAAGCTGTCCAGGCTTTGTGCCGGCCTCACCCGCAAAAGGGCTGCCCCGATAGACGGCGATAAATAGTCCCTAAAGGAGCTGAATGTTTTCGGCAGGAAGTGTGCCTCTGATAACTTATATAATCTTGTAATCTCTTTTAAGAAATCATCGTATTTATGCGCTGGATCGATCCGATTCAGCTGGTCTATCATATGATCTCTACTGCTTGAAAAGTCAAAGATGCTGCCATCTGAAAAGACGTTTCTTGTATGATTCTCAAGCTTAATCATTTGGAAATAATTCTCTGCTCTTTCGCCTGTCTGCTCTATCACTTTCCGGAATACTTCCGGCATGGTGATCGTATTCGGTCCGAAATCAAATGTATAATCCCCCAATGTCACAGGCATTAATTTCCCGCCAAAATGCTTGTTTTTCTCAAACAATTCTACTTGAAATCCATTGCTGGCAAGTGTTACAGCTGCTGATAGCCCCGCCAGCCCGCCACCGATAATGATTACTTTTTTCTTCATGTATAGTGCCTTCCTTTCCAGCTATAAGGCTTTTTCCTCAACGATCTACACATCGAGACATTCATAATTGTGATTAGTGCGGCTGCTGATAACGGCATGAAGAAAGATAGAGAAAGAAGCTGATTTGCTTTCCAGTCCACGGCCATGCGCTGCAGGACAGTCAGGAGACAGGGGAGGGCATAAACCGGCTGCAGCGTCCATAGCCCATACACCAGCAGCAGTCCGGGCAGTACATAAAAACATGCATAAAACAGGCTTAGGAGAATGACCATTGTGACAGAACGGCCAAGGCCTGCAAAAATATTTTTTACAAACCCTTCCCATACCTCGCTATTCTTTTCATACATCCGGCACGAAACGTCAGCACTTATATCGGCCAGACAGACGCTGAAGCCTGATGTTTTCATGTTTTTGGCCAGCTGAACATCCTCCACGATAGAAGATTGGACGGAATAGTGCCCGCCCATTTCCTGGTAAGCTTTTCTTTCAAAAAGCATGAATGCCCCGTTGGCAGCCGTTGCGGATGGCATCTTCCCCTTGTTTGCCATGCGGATAGGAAGGTGGAACAGGACAACAAAGTGCATCATGGGAATCAGCAGCTTGCTTAAAAGAACCGGGACATCAAAAGAAGGGAATCCGGTTAGCAGCTTGCTGCCTTTTTTCATTAAGAGTGCAAGCCCCTTTTCAATTACTGTAGGGGATAACCGGACATCTGCATCAAGGAATAGGAAGTAATCTCCTTTTGCTTCCAGCTGGAGCTGATGACAGGCATGCACCTTGCCAGCCCAGCCTGAAGGAAGTTCTGTTCCTATTAATATCTTAAAGCGGCTGTCTCCGGCGGTGTGGTCCCTCAGCAGTGACAGTGTCCGGTCTGTCGATCCATCATCCAGGAGAATGATTTCCACATTTGGATACGTTAGGGATTTTAGACTGCTGATCAGTCTGCTTACGTTCCGCTCTTCGTTCCTTAAGGGCACCAGGATGGAAACCAGCGGCCGAGAGGATTCATTTAAATCAGGAGCAGGCAGGCCGGGCAGTCCGCTCATATTCCAGAGTGTCCACAGCATAAACAGGGTGAGACTTATGATTAAAAATATGAGCATTCTTTCACCCCCCTTAAAGTAAGTTAATGAAAATCTTCTTATTTTCACTGATCACTTCGGATTTCAAACCATCCAGAAGGTTCGTGCATGTCTCTTCCAGAGATGCTGTTTTTTCACGCCTGGAGCTTCCCGGCAGGCCTGTGCTATACAATGGGCTGCCTGCGTTTATCCATACTTCAGGCTTTCGTTTATGTGAAAAAGAATAATAGAAAGCGACAGGGATAAAGGGGATCTCTGGAAGCTTCTCCTGCAGATATAAAGGTCCCTGCTGAAAATGCAGCGGCCGTTTTTCCAGGTGGAATTCATCGCCCTGTGGAAAAATCCATATACTGCTCCCGTTTTTCAGCAGCTTCTCAGCAAACTTCATTGTTTTTATGGTTTCTTTTGGGCTTGAGCTGTTGATTGAGAAGGCTCCAAGTTTTTTGAAATATGGGAACTGCTTCAGCCCTTGTTCATGCATCATGATATACAAATCCTGCTGTATTACGGTCTTTGTCAGATGATAGTAGATGAGCCCATCCCACCAGGATGAGTGGTTGCAGACAAAAATGGAAGGGGAGGCTGGCTGGACCCCGGTGTTCTGCCAATACACTTTGTCAAAGGAAAAGGACATCAGCCTCTTATGGAAAATGGAAAACAGTTTATCAAATATAACGTCTTTTTTTGCTTCAATCATGCCTGTTTCCTTTTTAAAGCCGTAACTATTGTCACTCCTGCCAGTGACGCTGTCAGGATGCCTGCCGGCCAAAGTCCGCCTGTAATGGCAAGCAGAACAAACATGGCAATGGTGAGGGCAAACAGCAGGAACATCCGCTTTTCCCATAGTGCATTCGTGTTTGGAGTAAAGAATAAGATAAACAGATGCAGAACAAATGCGACAAGAAACCATCCCAAAAAATTGCTGAACGGAATGTCATAATAGACGCCGGCTTCTTCCCAAATCCAATATTTCTTAAGCTTAAAGGCGACCGGATCAATGATTAAATCGATGATCACAGCAATACTGGCACCGATCACAGGCTGAAGAAGCTTTGTGCCTGTGATGGCCGCAGCCAATGCATGAGAGGTTCCCATTACCATCAGCCAGGCAAATCCAATGGCAATCGGAACGCCGAATAAATTGGGGGCAAACCGATCTGTGTAATGATACTCGCCAAATAATATTCCATAAGATGCTCCTATGAATTCTGCAAGATAGGAAAATAGGAAAATAACCATGCTGATCAGATACCCTGTTCGTCCAAAGAATTTAGTGAAATAAACAATTGCCAGAAGGCCGCTTAAAATGAGAAAAACAGCATTCGCCCATTCAAGCCAGACAGGCAGCAGATCAAAGCTGAGCAGAAACACTCCGCAAATATACCAAAATAGAAAAATACGAAATAAGACATTGTCAAAGGTCATCGAAATCTCCTTATCATTTATTATACAAATATTATATATTATTTATACAAAGAAGAGAACCAATATAATCCCTTTGAAGGCTTATCCCGTTATTAATGGGTTTAATGTTTATGCGGAAGGATTATTTACGGCTATCTTGAATATGAAACAGACAGGGAAATTAAACAGGAAGGCTGTGTGATAGAATGCGGGATGAAAAGATGGAGAGTCCAGTAGACAGGGAGGCAGATTACATTTGAATAACCGGCTGGTTCCAATGTTAATTGGATTGATGGCTATCCTATATATTTTCATTGTTCCTTCTGAACCTCTCACAATCAAAGTTACCTTTAAGCTGATTCCTATGGTGCTCATTATTCTTTATGCATTGCAAAGACTCCCTGCCAGACCTGCGCCCGCATTGCGTTTAGTCGTTATTGGCCTGTTTTTCTGCATGCTTGGTGATGGATTCATTGCTGTATCGTTTGTATCGGGGCTTGGAGCTTTTCTTGTTGGTCACTTATTTTATTTGACCGGATTTTTAAAAATGTCTCAGATGACAAAGTTCCGCCTGGCAGCCATCATCCCGATGGGCTTGTACTCTTTGATCATTGGCAGCCAGCTGATTGCTTCCTTATCCGAAGCAGAAAATGATGCATTAGTTATTCCGGTTATTGCCTACATGCTGGTTATTTCAGTAATGGCGTTATCAGCCATCCTAACAGGGAACAAGCGGGCCATTGCGGGAAGCATTTTATTTGTAATCTCTGATTCCATCCTTTCATGGAATATGTTTGTTTCAGATATTGTCTATTCAGATGTGTTTATCATGGCCACTTATTACTCTGCCCAATTCCTGATTGCCAAAAGCCTTGCCTCTATTGGGGAATTGGCAGAGGATACGGCAGCCATACCTGAACCAATAGCAAAAAAGACTTTCTGATAAAAAGGAAAGTCTTTATTTTTTTCCTGTTTCCTTTTCCAGACCTTGAAAACTCTCCACTCTCGTTATCCAGTACCCGATGTAATAAAGAGTGAGAAAGATGACAAAATCATATAAAGTAGACCAGTTTTTGGGGTTATAAAAATCGATGGCATCAAAGAAATTCATCCCTCCAAATGCTCCAATAGCAGAGAAGAGTATTCCTTTAAAAAAGCTATTCATCTTAGGCTTTATTTGAAGGGCAAACATTACCCCGACTGGAGCCAATGAGAAGTGATACGGCAAAAATAAAAAAGGTGCCAGGGGTATAATAATCACAGGGTAGGACCATAACCCCAAAGATAGTGCTGCCAGATCTATTGTCAGGGATAAAATGATGACTGCTAATCCAGCCATGAGAAGACGTCCGGTGCTGTCTTTCTTCCTATACTTTAACCATATCAGCCAGGGAATGATAAACAAAGCAAGTCCGGCCCACCATTGCCACGTAGTAATAAAATCATTCTTCACTATATTCGCGAATACAGAGCTTAAATCCGTAAATTGTTCGTATGCCTGTTCAGACTTGGCCAGTCCTTTTTCAAACGCCATGTCCAATCACCTATTCTCTCTAGTTTAGTTTCCAGATCATTCATTCGTATTTACAAAGGCTCTCCACGCCGCTTCACCTATGCTAATTAAGCTGAGAATCTGACGAAAGCTATGCATTTTTTCTCATTCTGTAGACAACATATACAGTATAGGAGGTAAAAAAGATGCCTAATCCTTTAGAAGCAATTTTTAATATGCTCAGAATTGCGATTGATAATACCAATGAACCTAAATCACCCTTGCATGTCATTGAAGTTGGGGACATGTGGACGTATTTAACATTGGTGGAGGAGTTCATACGCTACGAAGAGATTGGATTGAACACGACTGCAGATGACGAAGTGAAAGAAATGCTTACCGATGTAGTAAAAATATGTGAGTCACAGGTCAAGAGACTAAGCTCGTTTATGAGAAAAGAAGGAATTCCTTTACCTGATGTAACCTCAGCAAAACCTCATTCAGCTCCAAATGAGATTCCTTTAGGCGTTAAGCTGACTGATGATGAAATTACCAATGGGGTTGCCTTCAAGTTAGTTACATGTTCAACCGCCTGTGCTAAAGGACAAGCAGACTCTGTCCGTAATGATGCAGGCAATATGTGGACTGAATTCTTTTTAGAATGGACAATTTTCGGAGCTACTTTAAAAACACTAATGAGGAAGCGGGGATGGCTGAAGGTGCCTCCGTATTATTACGCTCCAGGTGCTCCAAAAATGTAAAAACACAATTCATGTCAGAATTGGGTTTTTACTCTGGGCAGGACCAAAAATCTGTCAAAGATTTTCCTGCCATTCATAAGTATCTTAAGCGGGCAGAAAAAAGACATTAAAAAATGTAACAGCTTATTTACAATCAATATCATTATCCTCTATAGTATATTGAATCCAATTTTTCTCAACAGGCTTTTAACAAATAATCCTATTATTGCTTTTCATGAGGAAGAGAAGGACATATAAAATAATCCAGGTTTGAAAGCCTATTATTAATGCTTTAGACTAATGATATGGAAGATTTTTGTTATTTTTGGTTTAGTAGTCTTATTTAAAAATAGAAAAAGTACTTTTGACCACTAGCTACTTTTATAAACGAGGTGTACGTAATGGAGCTGAAAAAATATAAAGTTCTATTATTTGAGAAGATAAAAACGCAGATTACAGACTGGTTTGAAAATAATTTGTCTCAGAAAATAAAAAAAGAAGAGGTATACAGGTTCCTGCATTCCATAAAGGGTACTGCTGGAACACTGCAGCTCACCGGGCTCCATCAGCTGGCAGATAATCTGATATCGGATATTGAGGGTATGGATGAAAAAGAGGATTGGGATAAGGAAGCTTTACGAAATTATCTTTTCGATTTGATTGAAATGAGCTATGAGTATGAGCATTTCCAAAGCACATTAAAGCAGCAGGCTCCGATAAGAGTGGAAAATGCCCCTCTTATTCAGCTGATTGATGATGATATTTCCATGCTGATTCTCCTGAAAGATGCTCTCGAAAGCAGGGGCTGGATGGTTATTGCCAGTACTGATGTGGAGGTTGCAGCAGAGCAGTATTATGATCATCGTCCAGATTGTTTAATAATAGATATTAATTTGGAAGGGGAAAGTGGTTTTAATTTTTTGGAGAATTTACAGAAACATACCCGAAATAAGTATGTTCCAAAGATTATGATTAGTGTAAACAATGATCGGGAAACAAGATTAGACTCATATAAAATGGGGGCAGATGATTTTATTTCCAAGCCAATTGACTTAGAAGAATTTCTATTGAAGATAGACAGGCACTTAGCAAATAAGAAATTATTTGATCAATCTGTAATGATAGATGAATTAACCCGAGTATATAATAGAAGGTTTTTTGAAGATAGTTTAGCAGTATTTATGAATGAACTATCCAGAAATCATCGGACATTTTCACTGGCAATTCTCGA
This region includes:
- a CDS encoding phytoene desaturase family protein, which gives rise to MKAAIIGGGIGGMMGALFLSRQGIDVTIYEKENRLGGRLSFIERGGFRIDEGPTIVLLPEMLQQMLDEAGISRHDYELTACDPLYSIHYRDGLTYTKYPDLNRQMEEIQRVFPNEAEGFKRFMKEGKMRFEIGKQAFLEQEFSNPREFWTRNNLRKLLKLKPYQSVQKLMSAYFRDERLQAAYSLQTLYIGGDPFHAPAMYSLVPFSEHEHGVFYLKGGYASLVKVLERELERRGISIQLNSNVAKIIKTGQRVTGVETAEGEQHYDAVIFNGDFPHLTSILDQPVKRSFVPSSGCVLLYFGLNRVYKEANVHQFLMGGNFAGNMKDVFERKQVPEDPAIYAFHPSVIDDSLAPAGKGVLYTLIPVPSDTSIDWKNQRDWIDQLITRLEQDAFPGLRETIEWMEIRSPGDAETFGLFKGGSFGIAPSLFQSGVFRPQVKPYPLENLYAVGASIHPGGGIPIVMQGARLMAEQLLQDRSGKGVNVHA
- a CDS encoding phytoene/squalene synthase family protein yields the protein MLSVEEAYNHCEKIIAHHSKTFYKAFSMLEKEDFKAVWAIYAFCRRADDIVDEGDNPEAELTVFKQEFELFLRGEYNPENPIWTALNDVFSRYQMDEMAFRDLLKGQEMDLSINRYESLHELLEYCYRVASTVGLMLLPILAPKKINVLREGAIALGLGMQLTNILRDIGEDLERNRIYLPGDIMKRNGLTEGMLLTGDSTSDAFRNTWEQLADYAEEFYQKTFQTIDEYPNHSRFAVKGAAFLYREILPTIRAKQYKVFHEKHFVKEEAKKAILTSI
- a CDS encoding phytoene desaturase family protein codes for the protein MKKKVIIIGGGLAGLSAAVTLASNGFQVELFEKNKHFGGKLMPVTLGDYTFDFGPNTITMPEVFRKVIEQTGERAENYFQMIKLENHTRNVFSDGSIFDFSSSRDHMIDQLNRIDPAHKYDDFLKEITRLYKLSEAHFLPKTFSSFRDYLSPSIGAALLRVRPAQSLDSFFRNYFSSSHVIQAFNRYSTYIGSSPFKTPATFAMIAYLEMIGGVYYVQGGNTKIAEAYASLARKLGAGLHRETPVKKICVKNKRAIGIELDNGEKIYGDYVILNADLLRAFPELVDESHRPSFTNSKAEKMEPSTSAFVVLAGVNKQFTQLRHHNVFFSDDYEQEYTDLFKHKRYSKEPTIYISSSSFTDPAQSPGGSNLFILANAPALPADGKMQADPEEYKELIYHKLASFGLSLKPHIAEEKVYTPADIASQFGAFRGALYGPSSNRKRDAFLRPRNASKDIANLYFAGGSTHPGGGSPIVTLSGMNTAKLVIKAER
- a CDS encoding glycosyltransferase encodes the protein MLIFLIISLTLFMLWTLWNMSGLPGLPAPDLNESSRPLVSILVPLRNEERNVSRLISSLKSLTYPNVEIILLDDGSTDRTLSLLRDHTAGDSRFKILIGTELPSGWAGKVHACHQLQLEAKGDYFLFLDADVRLSPTVIEKGLALLMKKGSKLLTGFPSFDVPVLLSKLLIPMMHFVVLFHLPIRMANKGKMPSATAANGAFMLFERKAYQEMGGHYSVQSSIVEDVQLAKNMKTSGFSVCLADISADVSCRMYEKNSEVWEGFVKNIFAGLGRSVTMVILLSLFYACFYVLPGLLLVYGLWTLQPVYALPCLLTVLQRMAVDWKANQLLSLSFFMPLSAAALITIMNVSMCRSLRKKPYSWKGRHYT
- a CDS encoding lysophospholipid acyltransferase family protein, yielding MIEAKKDVIFDKLFSIFHKRLMSFSFDKVYWQNTGVQPASPSIFVCNHSSWWDGLIYYHLTKTVIQQDLYIMMHEQGLKQFPYFKKLGAFSINSSSPKETIKTMKFAEKLLKNGSSIWIFPQGDEFHLEKRPLHFQQGPLYLQEKLPEIPFIPVAFYYSFSHKRKPEVWINAGSPLYSTGLPGSSRREKTASLEETCTNLLDGLKSEVISENKKIFINLL
- a CDS encoding carotenoid biosynthesis protein — translated: MTFDNVLFRIFLFWYICGVFLLSFDLLPVWLEWANAVFLILSGLLAIVYFTKFFGRTGYLISMVIFLFSYLAEFIGASYGILFGEYHYTDRFAPNLFGVPIAIGFAWLMVMGTSHALAAAITGTKLLQPVIGASIAVIIDLIIDPVAFKLKKYWIWEEAGVYYDIPFSNFLGWFLVAFVLHLFILFFTPNTNALWEKRMFLLFALTIAMFVLLAITGGLWPAGILTASLAGVTIVTALKRKQA
- a CDS encoding lysoplasmalogenase, producing the protein MNNRLVPMLIGLMAILYIFIVPSEPLTIKVTFKLIPMVLIILYALQRLPARPAPALRLVVIGLFFCMLGDGFIAVSFVSGLGAFLVGHLFYLTGFLKMSQMTKFRLAAIIPMGLYSLIIGSQLIASLSEAENDALVIPVIAYMLVISVMALSAILTGNKRAIAGSILFVISDSILSWNMFVSDIVYSDVFIMATYYSAQFLIAKSLASIGELAEDTAAIPEPIAKKTF
- a CDS encoding CBO0543 family protein, producing MAFEKGLAKSEQAYEQFTDLSSVFANIVKNDFITTWQWWAGLALFIIPWLIWLKYRKKDSTGRLLMAGLAVIILSLTIDLAALSLGLWSYPVIIIPLAPFLFLPYHFSLAPVGVMFALQIKPKMNSFFKGILFSAIGAFGGMNFFDAIDFYNPKNWSTLYDFVIFLTLYYIGYWITRVESFQGLEKETGKK
- a CDS encoding DUF3231 family protein codes for the protein MPNPLEAIFNMLRIAIDNTNEPKSPLHVIEVGDMWTYLTLVEEFIRYEEIGLNTTADDEVKEMLTDVVKICESQVKRLSSFMRKEGIPLPDVTSAKPHSAPNEIPLGVKLTDDEITNGVAFKLVTCSTACAKGQADSVRNDAGNMWTEFFLEWTIFGATLKTLMRKRGWLKVPPYYYAPGAPKM
- a CDS encoding GGDEF domain-containing response regulator, whose amino-acid sequence is MELKKYKVLLFEKIKTQITDWFENNLSQKIKKEEVYRFLHSIKGTAGTLQLTGLHQLADNLISDIEGMDEKEDWDKEALRNYLFDLIEMSYEYEHFQSTLKQQAPIRVENAPLIQLIDDDISMLILLKDALESRGWMVIASTDVEVAAEQYYDHRPDCLIIDINLEGESGFNFLENLQKHTRNKYVPKIMISVNNDRETRLDSYKMGADDFISKPIDLEEFLLKIDRHLANKKLFDQSVMIDELTRVYNRRFFEDSLAVFMNELSRNHRTFSLAILDLDFFKHINDTYGHPAGDTVLAEFAKYLKENVRQTDYVFRYGGEEFVILFSGATDSEIKIALEKILQGFSEKRFEQCGNSFSVTFSAGVFMADQPGIEKETIVRAADQALYEAKQKGRARVESGKADPIAQHKKKLYVSVIDDDSIIRMMLTKVLSNMEFDHADLDIQAFEDGRKFLHSNRIEEKGPHFLVLDGIMPVMDGLEVMQEMKQSKRAKDIHVLMLTGRKSEQDIARALKLGAEDYVTKPFSLTELEARIQRLIKRLI